The Nasonia vitripennis strain AsymCx chromosome 5 unlocalized genomic scaffold, Nvit_psr_1.1 chr5_random0004, whole genome shotgun sequence genome includes a window with the following:
- the LOC116417882 gene encoding uncharacterized protein LOC116417882, which yields MSAKVNVKLVNKWEGRYGCEAYIAQPNFHSCTIFDENLVAIRLSRIEIFTRKPVYIGLVVLDLSKTLVYRFHYDYMQKRVGDRAKLLYTDTDSFIYEVSNVDMYALMKTDLHEFDTSDYPADNQLNITLVNKKKVGLMKDESNGNIMTEFVGLRSKMYSVKVQDQTPIKKIKGVRSSIDKSPFIEFDDYIH from the coding sequence ATGAGCGCAAAAGTCAATGTAAAGCTGGTAAATAAATGGGAAGGTCGCTACGGTTGTGAAGCGTATATTGCTCAGCCCAACTTCCACAGCTGTACGATTTTCGACGAGAATCTCGTGGCCATTCGACTTTCTCGTATAGAGATCTTTACCCGTAAGCCAGTTTACATTGGATTGGTAGTACTAGATTTATCAAAAACGCTTGTTTACCGCTTTCACTATGATTACATGCAAAAACGAGTAGGAGATAGGGCTAAACTCCTCTACACAGATACAGACAGTTTCATCTACGAAGTTAGTAATGTGGATATGTATGCTTTGATGAAAACTGATCTTCATGAGTTCGACACTTCTGATTATCCAGCTGATAATCAACTTAATATCACTCTTGTCAACAAGAAGAAAGTGGGACTCATGAAGGATGAGAGCAACGGTAACATCATGACGGAGTTTGTTGGCCTCCGTAGCAAGATGTACTCAGTCAAGGTACAAGATCAAACacctattaaaaaaataaagggtGTGCGATCATCAATTGACAAATCACCATTTATTGAGTTTGATGATTATATCCATTGA